One genomic segment of Paenibacillus sp. FSL H8-0332 includes these proteins:
- a CDS encoding MFS transporter codes for MQLVTIFLGFVVFGISENIKGPAIPRIQLAFNLNEGQLGTLLSLNALGYLIACSFTAVLVRKWGIKAVTIISFASMVLSGVLIYLSHSYPLFASSYFLMYIGNGMLEIGLAILGARIFVKNTGMMMNLSHFFYGLSSTVAPLLATGVMSLSIFGHTLDWRGMYLVMLSLCLLPILSALRSTFPGDDLPNEDRTSFRTLMRDPALWMMVMILSFGVVSELAVGGWLVNFLEKAYAWDTVRASGMLSAFFLLFSLGRLLLGALTDRIGFVLSLIIFSCFSAVCTFAALAGGERLAFLFALSGAGIAIIYPTVMAFIARRYPNGSDTAITFVVTLMGLGSVIGNYIIGWVIEAVKAFYGSTTELGLLRGLQAGYGFIGLCAAVCSLSGIALYVYLKRRRELI; via the coding sequence ATGCAACTTGTCACTATCTTCTTGGGCTTTGTCGTCTTTGGCATCTCGGAGAATATTAAAGGGCCCGCCATCCCGCGGATTCAGCTCGCCTTCAACCTTAATGAAGGCCAGCTCGGCACCCTGCTCTCGCTGAACGCGCTGGGCTATCTGATCGCCTGCTCGTTCACCGCTGTTCTTGTCCGCAAATGGGGGATTAAGGCAGTCACTATTATTTCATTCGCTTCCATGGTCCTCTCGGGGGTATTGATCTACCTGTCGCACAGCTATCCGCTGTTTGCTTCCTCTTACTTCCTGATGTATATCGGGAACGGGATGCTGGAGATTGGACTGGCGATTCTGGGGGCACGCATATTCGTCAAAAACACGGGGATGATGATGAACCTCTCCCACTTCTTTTATGGATTAAGCTCAACCGTTGCACCGCTGTTGGCTACCGGGGTAATGTCGCTGAGTATATTCGGGCATACGCTGGACTGGCGGGGGATGTATCTGGTCATGCTGTCGCTATGTCTGCTGCCGATCCTGTCGGCGCTGCGCAGCACGTTTCCCGGCGATGATCTGCCGAACGAGGACCGTACCTCCTTCCGTACCCTGATGCGTGATCCCGCGCTCTGGATGATGGTGATGATCCTGTCCTTCGGCGTGGTATCAGAGCTGGCAGTGGGCGGCTGGCTGGTTAACTTTTTGGAAAAAGCCTATGCCTGGGACACCGTCCGCGCCTCCGGTATGCTGTCGGCCTTTTTCCTGCTATTCTCTCTGGGCCGGCTCTTGCTCGGCGCGCTGACAGACCGGATCGGCTTCGTGCTCTCGCTGATTATCTTCTCCTGCTTCTCGGCGGTCTGCACCTTCGCCGCCCTGGCCGGCGGGGAGCGTCTCGCCTTTCTGTTCGCTCTATCCGGGGCCGGGATTGCTATTATCTATCCTACGGTTATGGCCTTCATCGCACGCCGGTACCCGAACGGGAGCGACACCGCGATTACCTTTGTCGTGACCTTGATGGGCCTCGGCAGCGTCATCGGCAACTACATTATCGGCTGGGTGATTGAAGCCGTCAAAGCATTCTACGGCTCCACTACCGAGCTTGGTCTGCTACGCGGACTCCAGGCGGGGTACGGGTTCATCGGTTTATGCGCCGCCGTCTGTTCCCTGTCTGGCATCGCGCTGTATGTGTATTTGAAGCGGCGGCGGGAATTGATCTGA